Proteins encoded by one window of Streptomyces sp. NBC_01571:
- a CDS encoding beta-N-acetylhexosaminidase: protein MRQHRTPRLLGTLLLVAAASISVVGATSSAAGRTAVPLGRVVPAPASVDAGGSPYGITRDTRIRVDDSREVRRVGAYLAGVLRPSTGYRLPVTDRGTGGIRLRLGDRSLGAEGYRLDSGRNGITITAGRPAGLFHGVQTLRQLLPAAVESDSVQPGPWLVAGGTIEDTPRYGYRGAMLDVSRHFFTVAQVERYIDELALYKINKLHLHLSDDQGWRIAVDSWPRLAAYGGSTQVGGGPGGFYTKAQYREIVRYAAERYLDVVPEIDMPGHTNAALASYAGLNCDGTAPPLYTGTEVGFSSLCVAKPATYDFVDDVIRELAALTPGEYLHIGGDEAHSTSHADYVTFMDKVQPLVAKYGKKVIGWHQLTGATPAKGAIAQYWGLDDTSAAEKEQVAQAARNGTGVVLSPADRIYLDMKYTQDTPLGQDWAGLVEVKRAYDWDPGTYLPGAPASAIRGVEAPLWTETLVTGADIDYMAFPRLPGVAELGWSPASTHDWDTYKVRLAAQGPRWEALGIGYYRSPQVPWPGV, encoded by the coding sequence GTGAGACAGCACAGAACGCCCCGCCTTCTCGGTACGCTGCTGCTCGTGGCGGCCGCAAGCATCTCCGTCGTCGGCGCGACATCCTCCGCTGCCGGCCGAACAGCCGTCCCGCTGGGCCGGGTTGTCCCGGCGCCCGCCTCGGTCGACGCGGGCGGGTCACCGTACGGCATCACCCGGGACACCCGCATCCGGGTCGACGACTCGCGTGAGGTCCGCCGGGTCGGCGCGTACCTGGCCGGCGTCCTGCGGCCCTCCACCGGCTACCGGCTGCCGGTCACCGACCGGGGCACCGGCGGCATCCGGCTGCGGCTCGGTGACCGGAGCCTGGGTGCCGAGGGGTACCGGCTGGACAGCGGCAGAAACGGCATCACCATCACCGCGGGCAGACCCGCCGGTCTCTTCCACGGCGTGCAGACCCTGCGCCAGCTCCTCCCGGCCGCCGTCGAGAGCGACTCCGTGCAGCCGGGCCCCTGGCTGGTCGCGGGCGGCACCATCGAGGACACCCCGCGCTACGGCTACCGCGGCGCGATGCTGGACGTCTCCCGGCACTTCTTCACCGTCGCCCAGGTCGAGCGGTACATCGACGAGCTGGCCCTGTACAAGATCAACAAGCTGCATCTGCACCTGAGCGACGACCAGGGCTGGCGCATCGCCGTCGACTCCTGGCCCCGGCTCGCCGCGTACGGCGGCTCCACCCAGGTCGGCGGCGGACCCGGCGGCTTCTACACCAAGGCCCAGTACCGGGAGATCGTGCGGTACGCCGCCGAGCGCTATCTGGACGTCGTTCCGGAGATCGACATGCCGGGGCACACCAACGCCGCGCTCGCCTCGTACGCCGGGCTGAACTGCGACGGGACCGCGCCGCCGCTCTACACCGGCACCGAAGTCGGCTTCAGCTCGCTGTGCGTGGCCAAGCCGGCGACGTACGACTTCGTGGACGACGTCATCCGGGAGCTGGCCGCGCTCACGCCCGGCGAGTACCTCCACATCGGCGGGGACGAGGCCCACTCCACCAGCCACGCCGACTACGTGACCTTCATGGACAAGGTGCAGCCACTCGTCGCCAAGTACGGCAAGAAGGTGATCGGCTGGCACCAGCTGACCGGGGCCACCCCGGCGAAGGGCGCGATCGCGCAGTACTGGGGGCTCGACGACACCAGCGCCGCGGAGAAGGAGCAGGTCGCGCAGGCCGCGCGGAACGGGACGGGGGTCGTGCTGTCGCCGGCCGACCGGATCTACCTCGACATGAAGTACACGCAGGACACCCCGCTCGGGCAGGACTGGGCGGGCCTGGTCGAGGTGAAGCGCGCGTACGACTGGGATCCCGGCACCTACCTTCCCGGCGCGCCCGCGTCGGCGATCCGGGGCGTCGAGGCGCCGCTGTGGACGGAGACCCTCGTCACCGGAGCGGACATCGACTACATGGCCTTCCCGCGGCTGCCCGGAGTGGCCGAACTCGGCTGGTCGCCCGCCTCGACGCACGACTGGGACACCTACAAGGTGCGGCTCGCGGCCCAGGGGCCGCGCTGGGAAGCGCTGGGCATCGGCTACTACAGGTCGCCGCAGGTTCCCTGGCCCGGCGTCTGA
- a CDS encoding GNAT family N-acetyltransferase: MSRTGIGVLTVRPLDPIQDAGLLHGWVTHPKSAFWMMQDAKLHDVEREYMAIAAAEHHHAYLGLRDGEPAFLMERYDPRHVELVGLYEPEPGDVGMHFLVAPTDTPVHGFTRAVITTVMKHLFADPTTRRVVVEPDVGNTAVHALNEAVGFVAEREIQKPEKRALLSFCTRERFEAVVGAAV; encoded by the coding sequence ATGAGCCGCACCGGCATAGGCGTCCTCACCGTCCGCCCGCTCGATCCGATCCAGGACGCCGGGCTGCTGCACGGCTGGGTGACGCACCCCAAGTCCGCGTTCTGGATGATGCAGGACGCGAAACTGCACGACGTGGAGCGCGAGTACATGGCCATCGCGGCCGCCGAGCACCACCACGCGTACCTCGGGCTGCGCGACGGCGAGCCCGCGTTCCTGATGGAGAGGTACGACCCGCGCCACGTCGAACTGGTCGGCCTGTACGAGCCCGAGCCCGGCGACGTCGGCATGCACTTCCTGGTCGCGCCGACCGACACGCCCGTGCACGGTTTCACCCGGGCCGTGATCACGACGGTGATGAAGCACCTGTTCGCCGACCCGACGACCCGGCGTGTCGTCGTCGAGCCCGACGTGGGCAACACGGCCGTGCACGCGCTCAACGAGGCCGTCGGCTTCGTGGCCGAGCGGGAGATCCAGAAGCCCGAGAAGCGCGCCCTGCTGAGCTTCTGCACGCGGGAGCGGTTCGAGGCAGTGGTAGGAGCAGCCGTATGA
- a CDS encoding metallophosphoesterase family protein, which yields MGVPEKLAEHMSMAEQHEYLRAKFSRRNMIRGGAVTLGAVAGGAFVPGAVAQAAVPTRATAAPAAEKVDGALVAPFGRHLAFGNDPRTEITVSWQVPTAVKKPFIRIGAHPWDLSRKIEAEVRTLYTPAGVGASGDHTQYYLHAKLTHLRPGKTYYYGVGHAGFDPAAPHLLGTLGTFTTAPAHAEPFTFTAFGDEGVGYHGLANDALLLGQNPAFHLHAGDIAYADPAGAGKTDDAGFDSRIWDQFLAQTETVAKQVPWMPAYGNHDMEAWYSPNGYGGEEARWNLPDNGPDAKNLPGVYSFVYGNTAIISLDANDISFEIPANLGISGGTQTKWLEGQLKKFRAARDVDFVVVFFHHCAYCTSTAHASEGGVRQEWVPLFEKYTVDLVINGHNHQYERTDVLKGNAVTKKLPIGGTAYPETDGVVYVTAGAAGRSLYAFTAAESYEGHENEVDSVASFINLKDGKQNETVAWSRVRYLNYSFLRVDVTPASKGRLTTLKVRGIAETGEEVDQFTVARRAK from the coding sequence ATGGGCGTACCGGAGAAGCTCGCCGAGCACATGAGCATGGCCGAGCAGCACGAGTATCTCCGCGCCAAGTTCTCGCGGCGCAACATGATCAGAGGCGGAGCCGTGACCCTCGGCGCCGTCGCGGGCGGTGCCTTCGTGCCGGGCGCCGTGGCGCAGGCCGCGGTCCCGACCCGGGCCACCGCGGCCCCGGCCGCCGAGAAGGTCGACGGCGCCCTCGTCGCGCCCTTCGGCCGCCACCTCGCCTTCGGCAACGACCCGCGCACGGAGATCACGGTCTCCTGGCAGGTCCCGACCGCGGTGAAGAAGCCCTTCATCCGTATCGGCGCCCACCCCTGGGACCTCTCCCGCAAGATCGAGGCCGAGGTGCGCACGCTCTACACCCCGGCCGGCGTCGGCGCGAGCGGCGACCACACGCAGTACTACCTGCACGCCAAGCTCACCCACCTGCGCCCCGGCAAGACGTACTACTACGGCGTCGGCCACGCGGGCTTCGACCCGGCCGCGCCCCACCTGCTGGGCACCCTCGGCACCTTCACCACCGCGCCCGCGCACGCCGAGCCGTTCACCTTCACGGCCTTCGGCGACGAGGGTGTCGGCTACCACGGCCTCGCCAACGACGCCCTGCTGCTCGGCCAGAACCCGGCCTTCCACCTGCACGCCGGCGACATCGCGTACGCGGACCCGGCCGGCGCGGGCAAGACGGACGACGCCGGTTTCGACTCGCGCATCTGGGACCAGTTCCTCGCCCAGACCGAGACGGTCGCCAAGCAGGTGCCGTGGATGCCGGCGTACGGCAACCACGACATGGAGGCCTGGTACTCGCCCAACGGCTACGGCGGCGAAGAGGCCCGCTGGAACCTCCCGGACAACGGCCCGGACGCGAAGAACCTCCCGGGCGTGTACTCCTTCGTCTACGGCAACACGGCGATCATCTCGCTGGACGCCAACGACATCTCGTTCGAGATCCCGGCCAACCTCGGCATCTCCGGCGGGACCCAGACCAAGTGGCTGGAGGGGCAGCTCAAGAAGTTCCGGGCAGCCAGGGACGTCGACTTCGTGGTCGTCTTCTTCCACCACTGCGCCTACTGCACCTCCACGGCGCACGCCTCGGAGGGGGGCGTGCGACAGGAGTGGGTGCCGCTGTTCGAGAAGTACACGGTGGACCTGGTGATCAACGGTCACAACCACCAGTACGAGCGCACGGACGTCCTCAAGGGCAACGCGGTCACGAAGAAGCTGCCGATCGGCGGCACGGCGTACCCGGAGACCGACGGTGTCGTGTACGTGACGGCGGGCGCGGCCGGACGCAGCCTGTACGCGTTCACCGCGGCGGAGTCGTACGAGGGTCACGAGAACGAGGTCGACTCGGTCGCCTCCTTCATCAACCTGAAGGACGGCAAGCAGAACGAGACGGTCGCCTGGTCGCGGGTGCGCTACCTCAACTACTCGTTCCTGCGCGTGGACGTCACCCCCGCGTCGAAGGGCCGCCTGACCACGCTGAAGGTGCGCGGCATCGCCGAGACCGGTGAAGAGGTCGACCAATTCACGGTGGCGCGCCGGGCCAAGTAG
- a CDS encoding lysine N(6)-hydroxylase/L-ornithine N(5)-oxygenase family protein, whose product MTALPEFVEGTGKTHDFVGIGLGPFNLGLACLTEPIAELDGVFLESKPDFEWHSGMFLEGAHLQTPFMSDLVTLADPTSPYSFLNYLKESGRLYAFYIRENFYPLRVEYDDYCRWAASKLSCVRFSTTVAEVTYEDAAGVYAVRTEAGETYRARHLVLGTGTPPHIPEACADLGGDFIHNSRYLRHKRELQSKESITLVGSGQSAAEIYYDLLSEIDVHGYRLNWVTRSPRFFPLEYTKLTLEMTSPEYIDYFHALPEQTRYRLQTEQKGLFKGIDGELIDAIFDLLYQKNLGGPVPTRLLTNSALNSVRHEHGEYTLGLRQEEQGKDYELRSEGLILATGYKYTEPAFLAPVRDRLRYDTRGNFDVARNYAIDTTGRGVFLQNAGVHTHSITSPDLGMGAYRNASIIRELLGTEYYPVEKSIAFQEFTV is encoded by the coding sequence TTGACCGCGCTTCCTGAATTCGTCGAAGGCACCGGAAAGACGCACGACTTCGTAGGGATCGGTCTCGGCCCCTTCAACCTCGGTCTGGCCTGCCTGACCGAGCCGATCGCCGAACTGGACGGCGTCTTCCTGGAGTCCAAGCCGGACTTCGAATGGCACTCCGGGATGTTCCTGGAGGGCGCGCACCTGCAGACCCCGTTCATGTCGGACCTGGTGACCCTCGCCGACCCGACCTCCCCGTACTCCTTCCTCAACTACCTGAAGGAATCGGGCCGTCTGTACGCGTTCTACATCCGCGAGAACTTCTACCCGCTGCGGGTCGAGTACGACGACTACTGCCGCTGGGCCGCGTCGAAACTCTCCTGCGTCCGCTTCTCCACCACGGTCGCCGAGGTGACGTACGAGGACGCGGCCGGGGTCTACGCCGTACGGACCGAGGCCGGTGAGACCTACCGCGCCCGGCACCTGGTCCTCGGCACGGGCACCCCGCCGCACATCCCCGAGGCCTGCGCGGACCTCGGCGGGGACTTCATCCACAACTCCCGCTACCTGCGGCACAAGAGGGAGTTGCAGTCGAAGGAGTCGATCACGCTGGTCGGCAGCGGGCAGTCCGCCGCCGAGATCTACTACGACCTGCTCAGCGAGATCGACGTCCACGGCTATCGGCTGAACTGGGTCACCCGCTCCCCGCGTTTCTTCCCCCTCGAATACACCAAGCTCACGCTGGAGATGACCTCCCCGGAGTACATCGACTACTTCCACGCGCTGCCCGAGCAGACCCGCTACCGCCTCCAGACAGAGCAGAAGGGCCTGTTCAAGGGCATCGACGGCGAGCTGATCGACGCGATCTTCGACCTGCTCTACCAGAAGAACCTCGGTGGCCCCGTCCCCACCCGGCTGCTCACCAACTCGGCCCTGAACAGCGTGCGTCACGAGCACGGCGAATACACCCTCGGCCTGCGCCAGGAGGAGCAGGGCAAGGACTACGAGCTGCGTTCGGAAGGCCTGATCCTGGCCACCGGCTACAAGTACACCGAGCCCGCGTTCCTGGCACCGGTCCGCGACCGGCTGCGCTACGACACCCGCGGCAACTTCGACGTCGCCCGCAACTACGCCATCGACACCACCGGGCGCGGCGTCTTCCTCCAGAACGCCGGCGTGCACACGCACAGCATCACCAGCCCCGACCTGGGCATGGGCGCCTACCGCAACGCGTCCATCATCCGTGAGCTGCTCGGCACCGAGTACTACCCGGTCGAGAAGTCGATCGCGTTCCAGGAGTTCACCGTATGA
- a CDS encoding GPR1/FUN34/YaaH family transporter — protein MDNDVPSGSTTSTLGQLALGLTLLLFGLGNTRVIDGVTAADSVSLATYVGGIALFVAGLFAFRDRDAFTGTAFTALGAFWFTWGVTSDGRMSANATGLFMLLFALVALSLTAGASGAPLLARGTYALLFVALLLLAVGRFGDSAALAKAGGWFAAAGGLVAWYAATAALAHWPTALPGRAAGRGVTATG, from the coding sequence GTGGACAATGACGTCCCCTCGGGAAGCACCACCTCGACTCTCGGCCAACTCGCCCTCGGACTGACCCTGTTGCTCTTCGGCCTCGGGAACACCCGGGTGATCGACGGCGTGACGGCGGCCGACTCCGTCTCCCTCGCCACGTACGTCGGCGGGATCGCGCTCTTCGTCGCGGGCCTGTTCGCCTTCCGTGACCGCGACGCCTTCACCGGTACGGCGTTCACGGCACTCGGCGCGTTCTGGTTCACCTGGGGCGTCACCTCCGACGGGCGGATGTCCGCCAACGCCACCGGCCTCTTCATGCTGCTGTTCGCACTCGTCGCGCTGAGCCTGACCGCCGGCGCGAGCGGCGCCCCGCTGCTCGCCCGGGGGACGTACGCGCTGCTGTTCGTGGCCTTGCTCCTGCTGGCCGTCGGTCGGTTCGGCGACAGTGCCGCCCTCGCCAAGGCCGGCGGCTGGTTCGCCGCGGCCGGCGGCCTGGTCGCCTGGTACGCGGCCACGGCGGCGCTCGCCCACTGGCCCACCGCCCTTCCCGGACGCGCCGCCGGCCGGGGGGTGACGGCCACCGGCTGA
- a CDS encoding IucA/IucC family siderophore biosynthesis protein, whose protein sequence is MTLSDAVSHLSPERWEHANRLLVRKALAEFAHERLITPEGAGDDGYVVHSDDGLTRYGFTATVRSLDHWQIDAESITRHRDGAELPLAALDFFIELKKSLGLSDEVLPVYLEEISSTLSGTCFKLTKPQVASAELIRAGFQAIETGMTEGHPCFVANNGRLGFGVHEYLSYAPETASPVRLVWLAAHRSRAAFTAGAGIAYESFVREELGEPALTRFATTLTGQGLDPEDYLLIPVHPWQWWNKLSVTFAAEVARRHLVCLGEGDDEYLAQQSIRTFFNTSSPEKHYVKTALSVLNMGFMRGLSAAYMEATPAINDWLAQLVENDPVLRSTGLSIIRERAAVGYRHLEYEAATDRYSPYRKMLAALWRESPVASLQEGETLATMASLVHVDHEGASFAGALIERSGLTPVEWLRGYLHAYLTPLLHSFYAYDLAYMPHGENVILVLRDGAVQRAVYKDIAEEIVVMDPQAVLPPAVERIRVEVPEDKKLLSIFTDVFDCFFRFLAANLAAEGILDEDVFWRTVAESVRAYQDSTPELADRFAQYDLFAPEFALSCLNRLQLRDNRQMVDLSDPSGALQLVGALRNPIAGR, encoded by the coding sequence ATGACCCTGTCCGACGCCGTGTCCCACCTCTCCCCCGAACGCTGGGAGCACGCCAACCGCCTCCTCGTCCGCAAGGCTCTCGCCGAGTTCGCCCACGAGCGGCTGATCACACCGGAGGGCGCCGGTGACGACGGATACGTCGTCCACAGCGACGACGGCCTGACCCGCTACGGGTTCACCGCGACCGTCCGCTCCCTCGACCACTGGCAGATCGACGCCGAGTCGATCACCCGTCACCGCGACGGGGCCGAACTGCCGCTCGCGGCACTGGACTTCTTCATCGAGCTGAAGAAGTCGCTCGGTCTGAGCGACGAGGTCCTGCCGGTCTATCTGGAGGAGATCTCCTCCACCCTCTCGGGCACCTGCTTCAAACTCACCAAACCGCAGGTCGCCTCGGCCGAACTCATCCGGGCGGGGTTCCAGGCGATCGAGACGGGCATGACCGAGGGCCACCCCTGCTTCGTCGCCAACAACGGGCGGCTCGGCTTCGGTGTCCACGAGTACCTGTCCTACGCGCCCGAGACCGCGAGCCCGGTCCGGCTGGTGTGGCTGGCCGCGCACCGCTCCCGGGCCGCGTTCACCGCGGGTGCGGGCATCGCGTACGAGTCCTTCGTACGCGAGGAGCTCGGCGAGCCGGCCCTGACACGGTTCGCCACCACGCTCACCGGCCAGGGGCTCGACCCGGAGGACTACCTCCTGATCCCCGTCCACCCGTGGCAGTGGTGGAACAAACTCTCGGTGACCTTCGCGGCCGAGGTCGCCCGGCGTCACCTGGTGTGCCTGGGCGAGGGGGACGACGAGTATCTGGCCCAGCAGTCGATCCGCACGTTCTTCAACACGTCGAGTCCCGAGAAGCACTATGTGAAGACCGCTCTGTCGGTCCTCAACATGGGCTTCATGCGCGGGCTTTCGGCCGCGTACATGGAGGCGACGCCGGCGATCAACGACTGGCTGGCCCAGCTCGTCGAGAACGACCCGGTGCTCAGGTCCACCGGCCTGTCGATCATCCGCGAACGTGCCGCCGTCGGTTACCGCCACCTGGAGTACGAGGCCGCCACCGACCGCTACTCGCCGTACCGCAAGATGCTCGCCGCCCTGTGGCGGGAGAGCCCGGTGGCCTCCCTCCAGGAGGGCGAGACCCTGGCGACGATGGCCTCCCTGGTCCATGTCGACCACGAGGGCGCCTCCTTCGCGGGCGCGCTCATCGAGCGGTCGGGGCTGACGCCGGTGGAGTGGCTGCGCGGCTATCTGCACGCCTACCTCACGCCGCTGCTGCACAGCTTCTACGCCTACGACCTCGCCTACATGCCGCACGGCGAGAACGTCATCCTCGTCCTCAGGGACGGTGCCGTGCAGCGCGCGGTCTACAAGGACATCGCGGAGGAGATCGTCGTCATGGATCCGCAGGCGGTGCTGCCGCCCGCGGTCGAGCGGATCCGCGTCGAGGTCCCCGAGGACAAGAAGCTCCTGTCGATCTTCACGGACGTCTTCGACTGCTTCTTCCGCTTCCTGGCGGCGAACCTCGCGGCCGAGGGCATCCTCGACGAGGACGTCTTCTGGCGGACGGTCGCCGAGTCGGTGCGCGCGTACCAGGACTCGACGCCCGAACTCGCGGACAGGTTCGCGCAGTACGACCTGTTCGCGCCCGAGTTCGCGCTGTCCTGCCTCAACCGGCTCCAACTGCGGGACAACCGGCAGATGGTGGATCTGTCGGATCCGTCCGGAGCGCTGCAACTGGTCGGCGCCCTGAGGAACCCGATCGCGGGCCGATGA
- the glmS gene encoding glutamine--fructose-6-phosphate transaminase (isomerizing), translating to MCGIVGYIGRRDVAPLLLEGLQRLEYRGYDSAGIVVTTPKSAGLKMVKAKGRVRDLEAKVPARFKGTTGIAHTRWATHGAPSDVNAHPHMSADNKVAIVHNGIIDNAADLRKKLEADGVEFLSETDTEVLTHLIARSQADTLEEKVRQALRVIEGTYGIAVMHADFPDRIVVARNGSPVVLGIGEKEMFVASDIAALVTHTRQIVTLDDGEMATLKADDFRTYTTEGTRTTAEPTTVEWEAASYDMGGHDTYMHKEIHEQPDAVDRVLRGRIDDRFSTVHLGGLNLDAREARQIRRVKILGCGTSYHAGMIGAQMIEELARIPADAEPASEFRYRNAVVDPDTLYVAVSQSGETYDVLAAVQELKRKGARVLGVVNVVGSAIAREADGGMYVHAGPEVCVVSTKCFTNTTVAFALLALHLGRTRDLSVRDGKRIIEGLRRLPGQISEILEQEDEIKKLAEQYAEARSMLFIGRVRGYPVAREASLKLKEVSYIHAEAYPASELKHGPLALIEPALPTVAIVPDDDLLEKNRAALEEIKARSGKILAVAHQEQEKADQTIVVPKNEDELDPILLGIPLQLLAYHTALALGRDIDKPRNLAKSVTVE from the coding sequence ATGTGCGGAATCGTCGGATACATCGGCAGGCGTGACGTGGCTCCGCTGCTGCTCGAAGGTCTGCAGCGGCTGGAGTACCGCGGCTACGACTCGGCGGGCATCGTCGTCACCACGCCGAAGTCGGCCGGCCTGAAGATGGTCAAGGCCAAGGGCCGGGTCCGCGACCTGGAGGCCAAGGTCCCCGCACGCTTCAAGGGCACCACCGGCATCGCCCACACCCGCTGGGCCACCCACGGCGCCCCCTCCGACGTCAACGCGCACCCGCACATGTCGGCCGACAACAAGGTCGCGATCGTCCACAACGGCATCATCGACAACGCCGCCGACCTGCGGAAGAAGCTCGAGGCCGACGGGGTCGAGTTCCTCTCCGAGACCGACACCGAGGTCCTCACCCACCTCATCGCCCGCTCCCAGGCCGATACCCTGGAGGAGAAGGTCCGCCAGGCGCTGCGCGTGATCGAGGGCACCTACGGCATCGCCGTGATGCACGCCGACTTCCCCGACCGCATCGTGGTGGCCCGCAACGGCTCCCCGGTCGTCCTCGGCATCGGCGAGAAGGAGATGTTCGTCGCCTCGGACATCGCCGCCCTGGTCACCCACACCCGGCAGATAGTGACGCTGGACGACGGCGAGATGGCGACCCTCAAGGCCGACGACTTCCGCACGTACACCACCGAGGGCACCCGGACGACGGCCGAGCCGACCACCGTGGAGTGGGAGGCCGCGTCGTACGACATGGGCGGCCACGACACGTACATGCACAAGGAGATCCACGAGCAGCCCGACGCCGTGGACCGCGTGCTGCGCGGCCGCATCGACGACCGCTTCTCCACCGTGCACCTCGGCGGCCTGAACCTGGACGCCCGCGAGGCGCGTCAGATCCGCCGTGTGAAGATCCTCGGCTGCGGCACCTCGTACCACGCGGGCATGATCGGCGCCCAGATGATCGAGGAACTGGCCCGCATCCCCGCGGACGCCGAGCCGGCCTCCGAGTTCCGCTACCGCAACGCCGTGGTCGACCCCGACACGCTGTACGTCGCGGTCTCCCAGTCCGGTGAGACGTACGACGTCCTGGCCGCCGTCCAGGAACTGAAGCGCAAGGGCGCGCGGGTCCTCGGCGTGGTCAACGTCGTCGGCTCGGCGATCGCGCGCGAGGCGGACGGCGGCATGTACGTGCACGCGGGTCCCGAGGTCTGCGTCGTCTCGACGAAGTGCTTCACCAACACCACCGTCGCCTTCGCGCTGCTCGCGCTGCATCTCGGCCGTACCCGTGACCTGTCGGTCCGTGACGGCAAGCGGATCATCGAGGGGCTGCGCAGGCTGCCCGGGCAGATCTCCGAGATCCTGGAGCAGGAGGACGAGATCAAGAAGCTGGCCGAGCAGTACGCCGAGGCCCGCTCGATGCTCTTCATCGGCCGGGTCCGCGGCTACCCGGTGGCCCGCGAGGCCTCTCTGAAGCTCAAGGAGGTCTCGTACATCCACGCCGAGGCCTACCCGGCCTCCGAGCTCAAGCACGGTCCGCTGGCGCTCATCGAGCCCGCGCTGCCGACGGTCGCGATCGTGCCCGACGACGACCTGCTGGAGAAGAACCGCGCCGCCCTGGAGGAGATCAAGGCGCGCAGCGGCAAGATCCTCGCGGTCGCGCACCAGGAGCAGGAGAAGGCCGACCAGACGATCGTCGTCCCGAAGAACGAGGACGAGCTGGACCCGATCCTGCTGGGCATCCCGCTGCAGCTTCTCGCCTACCACACGGCGCTGGCGCTCGGCCGGGACATCGACAAGCCGCGCAACCTCGCGAAGTCGGTGACGGTCGAGTAG
- a CDS encoding universal stress protein yields MAGHEFFDPADRKRPLADPTAAEPLAAEEPRQSCDPAFKHGVVVGFDGSTSSERALAYAIGMAHRSGSGLIIVHVANRLPTTVWAGCEPPVFVDVPDHRTEVLGLELACAEYLAEVPWILVERGGDICHELEEVGREYEADAIVVGSTHGIVGRIFGSVAGRLAKRAQRPVIVIP; encoded by the coding sequence ATGGCCGGTCACGAATTCTTCGATCCCGCGGACCGCAAGCGCCCGCTCGCCGATCCCACGGCGGCCGAGCCCCTGGCGGCGGAAGAACCCCGCCAGTCCTGCGATCCCGCCTTCAAGCACGGCGTCGTCGTCGGTTTCGACGGTTCGACGTCCAGCGAGCGCGCCCTCGCCTATGCGATCGGGATGGCCCATCGCTCGGGCTCGGGCCTGATCATCGTGCATGTCGCGAACCGGCTGCCCACCACGGTGTGGGCGGGCTGTGAACCACCGGTCTTCGTCGACGTGCCCGACCATCGCACCGAGGTGCTCGGACTCGAGCTCGCCTGCGCCGAGTACCTGGCCGAGGTGCCCTGGATCCTCGTCGAGCGCGGCGGAGACATCTGCCACGAACTCGAAGAGGTGGGGCGCGAGTACGAGGCGGACGCCATCGTCGTCGGCTCCACGCACGGCATCGTCGGGCGCATCTTCGGCTCGGTGGCGGGGCGGTTGGCGAAGCGCGCGCAGCGCCCGGTGATCGTCATTCCCTGA
- a CDS encoding DUF4429 domain-containing protein: MAEIIQKDGTWIFDGDALRLTPGRDRNVSVLRRALGELTVPLGALAGISFEQGKRSGRLRLRLRDGADPLLQATGGRLAEPNDPYQLTVESERYGVAEYIVDEVRNALLLDQVPAGPVDGYLLPGPAVPLSASAGDGTASFDGEQVRLEWNWKTEDAKASAGARRLALRDITGVEWHPAVGLENGCLRFTVRGAGTKAPPKYDPHAVELWGFKKDPLMALVAAAVQARLGHPAAPPERPPVKDSPAIPHPAPEADHDALLRRLRELGDLHRSGVLTDDEFALAKQAVLRRM; the protein is encoded by the coding sequence ATGGCGGAAATCATCCAGAAGGACGGGACCTGGATCTTCGACGGCGACGCGCTGCGGCTGACTCCCGGGCGCGACAGGAACGTGAGCGTGCTCCGCAGGGCCCTGGGTGAACTCACCGTCCCGCTGGGGGCATTGGCCGGAATATCCTTCGAACAGGGCAAGCGCAGCGGGCGGTTGAGGCTCCGGCTCCGGGACGGCGCCGATCCGCTGCTGCAGGCCACCGGCGGCCGGCTCGCCGAGCCCAACGACCCGTACCAGCTGACCGTCGAGTCCGAGCGCTACGGCGTCGCCGAGTACATCGTGGACGAGGTCCGCAACGCGCTGCTCCTGGACCAGGTCCCGGCCGGTCCGGTCGACGGCTATCTGCTCCCCGGACCCGCTGTGCCGCTGTCCGCCTCCGCGGGCGACGGCACGGCGAGCTTCGACGGGGAGCAGGTGCGCCTGGAGTGGAACTGGAAGACCGAGGACGCGAAGGCGTCCGCCGGCGCCCGCCGCCTCGCGCTCCGCGACATCACGGGCGTCGAGTGGCACCCCGCGGTCGGCCTGGAGAACGGCTGCCTGCGCTTCACCGTGCGCGGCGCCGGGACCAAGGCTCCGCCGAAGTACGACCCGCACGCGGTGGAGCTGTGGGGCTTCAAGAAGGATCCGCTGATGGCGCTGGTCGCGGCGGCGGTGCAGGCGCGACTCGGCCATCCGGCGGCGCCCCCCGAGCGGCCACCGGTCAAGGACTCTCCGGCGATCCCGCACCCCGCCCCGGAGGCCGACCACGACGCCCTGTTGCGGCGCCTGCGCGAACTGGGCGACCTCCACAGGTCCGGCGTCCTGACGGACGACGAGTTCGCCCTGGCCAAGCAGGCGGTCCTCAGGCGCATGTGA